One window of Laspinema palackyanum D2c genomic DNA carries:
- a CDS encoding transposase: protein MNTPNANYDQPWKEAIEDYLEPFLAFFFPQVHEVVDWSRGYESLDKELQQITPTGSSGEREGDKLFKVWQKNGEEAYILIHIEVQSQEESQFPERMYIYHYRSFDIHKKVISLAILGCDRPSWRPHSYSYNFAGCSVTFEFPIAKLLDYESQWETLKTSLNPLAFLVMAHLKTQASTGNAEEREQYKWEVVQNLYERGYTENEVIKLFRLLDWMMTLPESLQQSFDTKLKNYQEERKMPILSNIERRAMEAGREEGRQEGILENARNALLLVLTTRFNSVSPELSVRLNQIADIVTLNQLLQQASVISSVAEFEDLIPSNEAGK from the coding sequence GTGAATACCCCCAATGCCAATTATGACCAGCCTTGGAAAGAAGCTATAGAAGACTATCTCGAACCCTTCTTAGCCTTCTTTTTCCCGCAAGTTCATGAAGTAGTAGACTGGAGCCGAGGATACGAATCCCTGGACAAGGAATTGCAACAAATTACTCCCACGGGTAGCAGTGGAGAACGGGAAGGGGATAAACTCTTCAAGGTTTGGCAAAAGAATGGAGAAGAAGCCTATATCTTGATTCATATCGAAGTCCAGAGTCAAGAAGAGAGCCAATTTCCTGAACGGATGTACATCTACCATTATCGGTCTTTTGACATCCATAAAAAAGTGATTAGTCTGGCTATTTTAGGATGCGATCGCCCCTCATGGCGGCCCCACTCCTACAGTTATAACTTCGCTGGCTGTTCCGTCACCTTTGAATTTCCCATCGCCAAACTGCTGGACTATGAAAGTCAGTGGGAGACCCTTAAAACCAGTCTCAATCCGTTAGCATTTTTAGTGATGGCCCATTTAAAAACCCAAGCCAGCACGGGAAATGCCGAAGAACGGGAGCAGTATAAATGGGAGGTAGTCCAGAACCTCTATGAACGAGGTTATACTGAAAATGAGGTCATCAAGTTATTTCGATTACTCGACTGGATGATGACCCTACCCGAGAGCCTGCAACAAAGTTTTGATACCAAACTCAAAAACTATCAGGAGGAACGAAAAATGCCGATTCTTAGTAATATCGAACGTCGCGCAATGGAAGCCGGTCGCGAGGAAGGTCGCCAAGAGGGTATCTTAGAAAATGCCCGGAATGCGTTGCTGTTAGTATTGACAACGCGGTTCAATTCTGTGTCACCGGAACTGAGTGTACGATTGAATCAAATTGCTGATATTGTGACTCTAAATCAACTGTTGCAGCAGGCAAGTGTTATTAGTTCCGTTGCGGAATTTGAGGATTTAATTCCATCGAACGAAGCGGGAAAGTAA
- a CDS encoding sucrase ferredoxin: MSHLSCSELTRQAGNSLSGTALNYDNYLLVECPPPWSSYDLETPRIPDNLRAVGDEIYDNKPIKNRILLIYNPLYHPQNTIRVLAFRKPAGYSLGYVGQEFFVSDINEVASLAQTCFNTPPKEGEANSLKTRDILICTHGQNDRCCARYGNPLYRQALKIIEEFSLTDIRIWQTSHIGGHRFAPTAIGFPDGRYYGQIDSSALQAILMQSGSIQDLTKAYRGWGILPKPVQLLEKELLTKWGWTGFNFAMNGRILTENPKSFSYRVELAVKTDKQIVIYQADIIGDEKTRINLPESCVGDYQETVMNYQVQGIEIIETRELSLAS, translated from the coding sequence ATGAGCCATCTTTCTTGTTCAGAATTAACTCGCCAAGCCGGAAATTCCCTAAGCGGCACGGCCTTAAACTATGATAATTATCTGTTAGTTGAATGTCCTCCCCCTTGGAGTTCGTATGATTTAGAAACGCCCAGAATTCCCGATAATCTGCGGGCCGTTGGAGATGAAATTTATGATAATAAACCGATTAAAAATAGAATCCTTTTAATTTACAATCCCCTTTATCACCCACAAAATACTATCCGCGTCTTAGCCTTTCGGAAACCCGCAGGATATTCCCTGGGATATGTGGGTCAAGAATTCTTCGTTTCTGATATCAATGAAGTCGCCTCCCTTGCCCAAACCTGCTTTAACACCCCCCCAAAAGAAGGAGAAGCAAATTCCCTCAAAACGAGAGACATTTTAATCTGTACCCACGGACAAAACGACCGATGTTGTGCGCGATACGGCAATCCTTTATATCGCCAAGCCTTAAAGATAATTGAAGAGTTTTCCTTAACCGATATCCGGATTTGGCAAACCAGTCATATCGGGGGTCATCGCTTTGCACCCACGGCGATCGGCTTTCCCGATGGCCGCTATTATGGTCAAATTGACTCCTCAGCGTTACAAGCTATACTCATGCAGTCCGGTTCCATTCAAGACTTAACCAAAGCCTATCGCGGCTGGGGAATCTTACCCAAACCTGTGCAACTCTTAGAAAAAGAACTGTTAACAAAATGGGGGTGGACAGGATTCAATTTTGCCATGAATGGGCGAATTTTAACTGAAAATCCCAAAAGCTTTTCCTATCGAGTTGAATTGGCAGTAAAAACCGATAAACAGATTGTCATTTATCAAGCCGACATCATAGGAGATGAAAAAACTCGAATAAACTTACCCGAATCTTGTGTGGGTGACTACCAAGAAACCGTAATGAATTATCAAGTCCAGGGAATAGAAATTATTGAAACCCGGGAATTATCCCTCGCCTCCTAA
- a CDS encoding FecCD family ABC transporter permease: MTVLPGKRIKTPRSAQLTFAQGMTAVILALGVVFVLHVCVGSGTLSAREAVAALVNHPIAAVHSRIVWELRVPRAAIATLAGSLFGLSGAILQAIIRNPLAEPSLTGVTSGAVLFLILSLTFLPHGFIPPVWFPAVALVGGCITSSIVYFLSRQPNRPSDPLQLVLNGAVVGAIVQSFNSLLLLWDDESLGTILFWLIGSLNGRTWVHWQGIWAIALIALPAGLACARVANALHLGDDVAAGVGVPVTQARAALFFIAVWLSATAVSVVGAVGFIGLIGPHLARQWVGNDARRLFPLSTAITALLLLGADLFAQVLTLTFGNHEAALPVGAVTALLGAPFFLYLVLRKNSMGSI, encoded by the coding sequence ATGACAGTCTTACCGGGAAAGAGAATTAAAACCCCGCGATCGGCCCAACTCACATTTGCTCAGGGCATGACTGCCGTCATCCTTGCCCTTGGGGTCGTCTTTGTCTTGCACGTTTGTGTGGGCAGTGGCACCCTGTCCGCCAGAGAAGCCGTTGCCGCTTTGGTGAATCACCCGATCGCAGCCGTTCATAGCCGGATTGTCTGGGAATTGCGCGTTCCCCGGGCTGCGATCGCCACTCTGGCCGGGTCATTATTTGGACTCTCCGGGGCCATCTTACAAGCGATTATCCGCAACCCCTTAGCCGAACCCAGCCTCACCGGAGTGACCTCCGGTGCCGTGTTGTTCTTAATCCTCTCCCTCACCTTCTTACCACATGGGTTCATTCCGCCCGTCTGGTTCCCCGCAGTCGCCTTGGTGGGGGGATGTATAACCAGCAGTATTGTATATTTCTTAAGTCGGCAACCCAACCGCCCGAGTGACCCTTTACAATTGGTCTTAAATGGGGCCGTTGTCGGGGCGATCGTGCAGTCGTTCAATTCCTTACTTTTATTGTGGGATGATGAATCCCTAGGCACCATTTTATTTTGGCTAATTGGCTCCTTGAACGGACGCACCTGGGTTCATTGGCAGGGAATTTGGGCGATCGCCCTGATTGCCTTACCCGCTGGACTTGCCTGCGCCCGCGTTGCCAATGCCCTCCATCTGGGAGATGACGTTGCCGCAGGAGTGGGAGTCCCCGTCACCCAAGCTAGAGCGGCCTTATTTTTTATCGCCGTTTGGCTCAGTGCCACAGCGGTTTCCGTCGTTGGTGCCGTCGGTTTCATCGGCTTAATTGGCCCGCATTTAGCCCGCCAATGGGTCGGAAACGATGCCCGTCGCTTGTTTCCCCTGAGTACCGCCATCACCGCCCTTTTACTGTTAGGAGCAGATTTATTCGCCCAAGTTCTCACTCTCACCTTTGGCAATCATGAAGCCGCCCTCCCAGTCGGTGCCGTAACCGCACTGTTAGGCGCACCCTTCTTTTTATATTTAGTTTTAAGAAAAAACTCAATGGGTTCAATATAA
- a CDS encoding class I SAM-dependent methyltransferase yields MSNLLIPIIQEKIQQHPQRQITFADYMELALYHPQHGYYAAHVGKIGAQGDFMTSPHLGADFGEMLAVQFIEIWEILGHPTPFHLVEMGAGQGLIAADVIKYLYRHHRDCFAATEYLIIEQSPAMRQLQQQQFSKLSSGGANLRWVTWEEIAADSITGCFFSNELIDAFPVHQIQVEEGKLHEIYITTSDKIPESPEASPFQEIPGELSTPKITEYFQLIDIDITGKPYPDGYRTEVNLAALDWVRQVSEKLNQGYVLTIDYGYPAHGYYTPMRHQGTLQCYYQHRYHDNPYILIGEQDITAHVDFTALERQGESCGLEKLGFTQQAMFLMALGLGDRIAALSTTPGMDLGTMINRRQVLHEAIDPRGLGGFGVLVQGKGLSEDQKGKGLKGLRIPPMR; encoded by the coding sequence ATGTCGAACTTGTTAATCCCAATCATCCAAGAAAAAATCCAACAACATCCCCAACGGCAAATCACCTTTGCCGACTATATGGAATTAGCCCTCTACCATCCCCAACATGGATATTATGCCGCCCATGTCGGAAAAATTGGCGCACAGGGAGACTTTATGACTTCCCCCCACTTAGGCGCAGATTTTGGAGAAATGCTGGCAGTCCAATTTATCGAAATCTGGGAAATTCTCGGACATCCCACCCCATTTCACCTCGTAGAAATGGGTGCGGGACAAGGATTAATCGCTGCCGATGTCATCAAATATCTTTATCGCCACCATCGAGATTGTTTTGCAGCAACGGAATATCTAATCATCGAACAATCCCCAGCAATGCGCCAGTTACAACAGCAGCAATTCTCCAAACTCTCCAGCGGCGGGGCAAATTTGCGCTGGGTAACTTGGGAGGAAATTGCAGCAGATTCAATCACCGGATGTTTCTTTTCTAATGAATTAATCGATGCCTTCCCGGTGCATCAAATCCAGGTAGAAGAGGGAAAACTTCACGAAATTTATATCACCACCTCGGACAAAATACCCGAGTCTCCCGAAGCATCTCCCTTTCAAGAAATCCCTGGGGAACTCTCCACTCCCAAAATTACCGAATATTTTCAACTCATTGACATTGACATCACGGGGAAACCCTACCCCGACGGATATCGCACCGAAGTCAATCTGGCGGCATTGGATTGGGTGAGACAAGTGAGCGAAAAACTCAATCAGGGATATGTGCTAACCATTGATTATGGATATCCGGCTCACGGATATTATACACCAATGCGACATCAAGGAACATTACAATGTTATTATCAACACCGCTATCATGATAATCCTTATATTTTAATTGGAGAACAGGATATAACCGCTCATGTTGATTTTACCGCATTGGAACGACAAGGGGAGTCCTGTGGATTGGAGAAATTGGGGTTTACCCAGCAGGCGATGTTTTTAATGGCATTGGGGTTAGGCGATCGCATTGCGGCACTCTCCACCACCCCAGGCATGGATTTGGGAACCATGATTAATCGCAGGCAAGTCTTGCATGAGGCGATCGACCCTAGAGGATTAGGGGGTTTTGGGGTGTTGGTACAGGGAAAAGGATTAAGTGAGGACCAGAAGGGGAAAGGGTTAAAAGGGTTGAGGATACCGCCGATGAGGTGA
- a CDS encoding ABC transporter substrate-binding protein: MRDAIAKVLYSGLLITVLMACRGNFVPDNSIENRVGIASTVTTGRIQTLTDATGTAVQVKESPSRLVCLHLSCIDILAELEREPVGMYGVLTTFATSELYFGDRAQSFGKISGRGEPNLEQLLALEPDLTIGHQAQLSTQRQTLEAITPLYLVEIGSYQDAIANLKTVGKLLGESEKAEAVAWHFLDKFKAYKAKSPRNKSVMVMRGTPSAFHVATVESLVGSTLAELTPYPWELGDRSPSAISWATYSVEEILSIDPDFIFIINSSRAPDLISGLKTHRLWQTLTAVKRDQVYALDEDKIGGFTSGTRSLGQLVDEIVTTMYPDVFPEPLP, encoded by the coding sequence ATGAGGGATGCGATCGCTAAGGTACTTTATTCGGGGTTATTAATCACCGTTTTAATGGCTTGTCGGGGCAATTTTGTCCCTGACAATTCCATTGAGAATAGAGTAGGCATCGCCTCAACTGTAACTACAGGGAGGATTCAGACTCTCACCGATGCCACCGGAACAGCGGTGCAGGTCAAAGAATCCCCCAGTCGCCTCGTCTGCTTACATTTAAGCTGTATCGATATTTTGGCGGAACTAGAGCGCGAACCTGTGGGGATGTATGGAGTTCTCACCACGTTTGCCACCAGTGAACTGTACTTTGGCGATCGCGCCCAAAGCTTTGGCAAAATTAGTGGTCGAGGGGAACCCAACTTAGAACAGTTACTCGCCCTAGAACCCGACTTAACCATCGGACATCAGGCGCAGCTATCCACTCAGCGCCAAACCCTAGAAGCGATTACCCCGTTGTATCTGGTCGAAATCGGCAGTTATCAAGATGCGATCGCCAATCTCAAAACCGTGGGAAAACTCTTGGGGGAGTCAGAAAAAGCAGAAGCCGTTGCTTGGCACTTTTTGGATAAATTTAAGGCATACAAAGCCAAATCCCCGCGAAATAAAAGCGTGATGGTGATGCGAGGGACCCCAAGTGCCTTTCATGTCGCCACGGTAGAATCCCTCGTGGGTTCTACCCTGGCAGAACTCACTCCCTATCCCTGGGAGCTAGGCGATCGCTCTCCCAGCGCCATTAGTTGGGCAACTTACTCCGTGGAGGAAATTCTCTCCATTGACCCAGATTTTATATTCATTATCAACAGTTCCCGCGCCCCGGATTTAATTTCGGGGTTAAAAACCCATCGTCTCTGGCAAACGCTCACCGCTGTCAAGCGGGATCAAGTATATGCTTTGGATGAAGACAAAATTGGCGGGTTTACGAGCGGCACGCGATCGCTGGGTCAGTTAGTCGATGAAATCGTGACGACCATGTATCCTGACGTTTTTCCGGAACCCTTACCATGA
- a CDS encoding AbrB/MazE/SpoVT family DNA-binding domain-containing protein: protein MSLPLEQYTVNLAETGELVIPETVRKQLNLQPGDSLTLTLENDGSLRLFSLRKSVQKLQGIFKDIAPGVSLGDELIQERREEVHREGEA, encoded by the coding sequence ATGTCTCTCCCCCTCGAACAGTACACCGTGAATTTGGCAGAAACCGGCGAGTTAGTTATCCCCGAAACCGTGCGGAAGCAACTTAACCTGCAACCGGGGGATTCCCTCACCCTAACTCTCGAAAATGATGGGAGTCTGCGCCTGTTCAGCTTACGCAAATCCGTCCAAAAACTCCAAGGAATTTTTAAAGATATTGCCCCAGGTGTTAGCCTGGGGGACGAACTGATTCAAGAACGGCGTGAGGAAGTACATCGAGAGGGGGAAGCATGA
- a CDS encoding ABC transporter ATP-binding protein — MSINPPILAAQDLQVGYGNQTILKNLSIEIEHGKVTALVGPNGSGKSTLLKTLARLLSPTSGQVYLNGVPLKRLSTRDIARQLAILPQNPVAPPGLTVAELVEQGRFPHVGPLQMLRRQDREAIAEALTLTAMTEFAHRRLDNLSGGERQRAWISLSLAQETPLLLLDEPTSFLDIGHQLEVLEIVRQLNHSRAMTIILVLHDLNQAARYSDRMVVLKRGRIIADNTPRRVLTPELLAEAFGVRARVTLEPETGIPLCFPYAYIGNSPMPIDAPQS; from the coding sequence ATGTCAATAAACCCCCCGATTCTCGCCGCCCAAGATTTACAAGTCGGTTACGGTAACCAGACGATTCTCAAGAACCTGTCCATTGAGATTGAACATGGGAAAGTAACGGCATTAGTCGGACCCAACGGTTCGGGAAAATCCACCCTTTTAAAAACCTTAGCCCGATTGTTGTCCCCGACTAGCGGACAAGTTTATTTGAACGGCGTCCCCCTGAAGCGCCTTTCCACCCGAGATATCGCCCGTCAACTGGCAATTCTACCTCAAAATCCCGTCGCCCCTCCCGGATTAACTGTAGCCGAATTAGTCGAACAAGGGCGGTTTCCTCATGTCGGACCCTTGCAAATGTTACGTCGCCAGGACCGGGAGGCGATCGCCGAGGCACTCACCCTCACCGCCATGACTGAATTTGCCCATCGGCGTTTGGACAATCTCTCCGGAGGGGAACGACAACGGGCCTGGATTTCTCTATCTTTAGCCCAAGAAACGCCTCTGTTATTATTAGATGAACCGACCAGCTTTTTAGATATTGGACATCAGCTTGAAGTCCTAGAAATTGTCAGACAACTCAATCACAGTCGGGCAATGACGATTATTTTAGTCCTCCATGACTTGAATCAAGCCGCTCGATATAGCGATCGTATGGTCGTCCTCAAACGGGGACGAATTATAGCCGATAATACCCCCCGTCGCGTCTTAACCCCGGAACTGTTAGCGGAAGCCTTCGGAGTCCGCGCCCGAGTCACCCTCGAACCCGAAACCGGCATTCCCTTATGTTTTCCCTATGCCTATATCGGAAACTCTCCCATGCCTATCGATGCACCTCAATCCTAG
- a CDS encoding FecCD family ABC transporter permease, with amino-acid sequence MSAPYPSPPVLNPSRFWIAVTALSLALLALALLSLQLGKPALNLSQIWEIAFSTNGKPIPRLVFWEVRLPRLILGSLTGALLALAGVLLQNALRNVLAGPELLGVQSGAASVMAAVVVLHLPLALSTYPLLALIGGLLGGAIVLFSSKRTSDPVRLVLIGAAMTALLNAVTIALISLGSSSTVSLLFLYLLGSLSGRTWDEVEILLPWAIIGIPLALICARPLNILQLGDEMAEGLGLKVLPARFAIGVLSVVLVAPAIATCGPIAYIALLAPHLSRNLLGTTDARQVLVLAIPIGAVLLVGADLLAREAFAPMEMPVGVWTTLLGGPALLVMLQQQIRRRG; translated from the coding sequence ATGAGTGCGCCTTACCCGAGTCCTCCCGTCCTGAACCCTTCGCGATTCTGGATAGCAGTCACCGCACTCAGTCTCGCCCTTTTAGCCCTCGCCCTGCTTTCCCTACAACTGGGAAAACCCGCCCTCAACTTATCCCAAATCTGGGAGATTGCATTCAGCACCAACGGCAAACCGATTCCCCGTCTCGTCTTCTGGGAAGTACGCTTGCCGCGCCTAATTCTCGGCAGTCTCACCGGCGCACTTTTAGCCTTAGCCGGAGTCCTCCTCCAGAACGCCCTCCGCAATGTCCTCGCAGGGCCAGAATTGTTGGGAGTCCAATCGGGCGCAGCATCCGTCATGGCCGCAGTGGTTGTCTTACATCTACCCCTGGCCCTGTCTACCTACCCCTTACTCGCTTTAATCGGCGGCTTATTGGGGGGTGCGATCGTCTTGTTCTCCTCCAAACGCACCTCAGACCCGGTGCGGCTGGTCTTAATTGGTGCAGCCATGACCGCCTTATTAAACGCGGTCACCATTGCCTTGATTAGTCTAGGGTCTAGTAGTACCGTTAGCTTATTATTTTTATACTTATTGGGTAGCCTTTCCGGTCGCACTTGGGATGAGGTCGAGATTCTCCTCCCCTGGGCCATCATCGGCATTCCCCTCGCCCTAATCTGCGCCCGTCCCCTGAATATCCTGCAATTGGGGGACGAAATGGCGGAAGGACTGGGGTTAAAAGTGCTACCCGCCCGCTTCGCAATTGGAGTATTGAGCGTGGTTTTGGTCGCACCGGCGATCGCCACCTGTGGCCCGATCGCCTATATCGCCTTACTCGCCCCTCACCTCTCCCGCAATCTCTTAGGCACAACCGATGCCAGACAAGTTTTAGTCTTAGCCATTCCCATCGGCGCAGTCTTGCTCGTGGGTGCGGATTTGTTAGCCCGAGAAGCCTTTGCACCGATGGAAATGCCCGTGGGAGTCTGGACCACCCTCCTCGGTGGACCCGCTTTATTAGTGATGCTACAACAACAGATCCGGAGGAGGGGATAA
- a CDS encoding nSTAND1 domain-containing NTPase has translation MKKRQALVVGINDYLVLHELRTPANDANAVAQKLIELGFEVTGLPAASTQEAWRVHPEKQLLTHELENAITNLFALDANVSIPETALLFFAGHGLRKVKGNLTKGFLATSRVDSKESWGFPLKELREILEKSRVKQQIVILDCCHAGELLNFDEADPGDGETISRCFIAACREFEPAYEPTTGEHSVLTEALLQGLQQEGIISNVTLSKAIETALQTRNQTPICHNWGEIVLRDPGVELPEEILQDECPYKGLEAFQERDAKYFFGRDKLTQTLVYRLRDSQFLAVLGISGSGKSSLVRAGLIPDLKQGSTLSESKTWKICTPFKPGDDPLASLAQVLVDENLCTSEQATQELAKGAKGLHRLISPANAPCVFVVDQFEQVFTQCQDPAKRSQFFDCLLGATDSDSLRDKGDWGRSATSPLRVIITMRADFLGKCAEYPQLAKLIETHQAIVTEMKEAELREAIGKPAKKVNWNIPPDLENLMVADVQKSPGSLPLLQDILQQLWDRRSQRLTVQTYQDMGGVQKALQNRANKVYQTLSPEQQTIARSIFLELTQLLENTKPTARQVRKTQLTDLPPSPKQVETVLDKLETARLVVTSELQARGNPEDKITVVDVAHESLISNWEQLEQWVNENPEVKRQRDEIQAKARDWEDKGKRREGLLRGADLVEVEVFERKHGDTFPLSALAREFVRKSIRQRRTTRIVSISAVLAVLTLVTGLWLNAQRQATIANLRAKAAQAQNLLTSTQPLDGLVLAIQATGESQDKLRRVMSVVEASLLTSIQTTLEQNRYGHQSWVFAVAISADGQTIVSGSSDNTVRLWNHQGEQIGELRGHQGSVNAVAISVDGQTIVSGSSDNTVRLWNHQGEQIG, from the coding sequence ATGAAAAAGCGGCAAGCATTGGTAGTCGGGATTAATGATTATCTGGTTCTGCATGAATTGCGGACCCCAGCCAACGACGCGAATGCAGTCGCCCAAAAACTGATAGAACTCGGATTCGAGGTCACTGGATTACCCGCCGCCTCCACTCAAGAAGCATGGCGCGTCCATCCCGAGAAACAGTTACTCACCCACGAATTAGAAAACGCCATTACCAACCTCTTCGCCCTCGATGCCAATGTCAGCATTCCCGAAACCGCCCTGCTGTTTTTTGCGGGTCACGGATTGCGAAAAGTCAAAGGCAACCTCACCAAGGGTTTTTTAGCCACCAGTCGCGTGGATAGCAAAGAATCCTGGGGATTTCCCCTCAAAGAATTGCGCGAGATTTTAGAAAAAAGTCGCGTCAAACAGCAGATTGTGATATTAGACTGCTGTCACGCTGGAGAACTGCTCAACTTTGACGAAGCCGATCCGGGGGATGGGGAAACCATCTCCCGCTGTTTTATCGCCGCTTGTCGAGAATTTGAGCCCGCTTACGAACCCACAACCGGAGAACATAGCGTCCTCACCGAAGCGCTATTGCAAGGGTTGCAGCAAGAGGGGATTATCAGCAACGTCACCTTATCAAAAGCGATCGAAACTGCCTTACAAACCCGCAACCAAACCCCCATTTGTCATAACTGGGGCGAAATCGTCCTGAGAGATCCGGGAGTCGAACTGCCAGAGGAAATTCTCCAGGATGAATGTCCCTACAAAGGATTAGAAGCCTTTCAAGAACGGGATGCCAAATATTTCTTTGGCCGGGACAAACTGACCCAAACCTTAGTTTATCGCCTGCGAGACAGCCAATTTCTGGCAGTTTTGGGCATTTCCGGCAGTGGAAAATCCTCCCTTGTGAGAGCTGGTTTAATCCCGGACTTAAAGCAAGGCAGCACCCTTTCCGAGAGCAAAACCTGGAAAATCTGTACTCCATTCAAACCCGGAGACGACCCCCTCGCCAGTTTAGCGCAAGTCTTGGTGGACGAGAACCTCTGCACCTCAGAACAAGCCACCCAGGAACTCGCCAAAGGTGCGAAAGGCTTACACCGGCTGATTTCCCCAGCAAATGCCCCTTGCGTGTTCGTCGTGGATCAGTTCGAGCAAGTGTTTACCCAATGTCAAGATCCGGCAAAGCGATCGCAGTTTTTTGACTGTTTGTTAGGGGCGACTGACTCTGACTCACTTCGTGACAAGGGGGATTGGGGGAGATCGGCAACCTCACCCCTGCGCGTCATCATCACCATGCGGGCGGATTTTTTGGGCAAATGTGCGGAATATCCCCAACTGGCGAAACTCATCGAAACCCATCAGGCGATCGTCACCGAAATGAAGGAGGCGGAGTTACGAGAGGCGATCGGCAAACCCGCCAAAAAAGTCAACTGGAACATCCCCCCAGACCTGGAAAACCTGATGGTTGCAGATGTTCAGAAATCCCCCGGCAGTTTGCCCTTATTGCAAGACATCCTCCAACAACTCTGGGACCGACGCAGCCAACGGTTGACCGTCCAAACCTATCAAGACATGGGCGGCGTCCAAAAAGCGCTACAAAATCGAGCCAATAAAGTTTATCAGACTCTTTCCCCAGAACAACAGACCATAGCCCGGAGTATATTTCTCGAACTCACCCAACTCCTAGAAAACACCAAACCCACCGCCCGACAAGTCCGCAAAACCCAGTTAACCGACTTACCCCCCTCCCCCAAACAGGTGGAAACCGTCCTAGACAAATTAGAAACAGCGCGGTTAGTCGTCACCAGCGAACTCCAAGCCAGAGGGAACCCAGAGGATAAAATCACCGTAGTGGATGTCGCCCACGAATCCCTAATCAGTAACTGGGAGCAATTAGAACAGTGGGTCAACGAAAACCCCGAAGTGAAGCGGCAACGAGACGAAATCCAAGCCAAAGCCCGAGACTGGGAAGACAAAGGCAAACGCCGCGAAGGATTGCTCAGGGGAGCAGATTTAGTTGAGGTCGAGGTATTTGAGCGAAAACATGGCGATACCTTTCCCCTGTCCGCATTGGCGCGAGAGTTTGTGAGAAAAAGCATCCGCCAGCGCCGCACCACCCGCATTGTCAGTATTAGTGCCGTCCTCGCCGTCTTAACCCTAGTCACCGGACTCTGGCTAAATGCCCAACGCCAAGCCACCATTGCCAATTTGCGGGCAAAAGCCGCTCAGGCCCAAAATTTGCTCACCAGTACCCAACCGTTAGATGGGTTAGTCCTGGCCATTCAGGCGACGGGAGAGAGTCAAGACAAATTGCGGCGAGTGATGAGTGTGGTGGAAGCGAGCTTGCTCACTAGCATTCAAACCACTCTAGAACAAAATCGCTACGGCCATCAGAGTTGGGTCTTTGCCGTAGCCATCAGCGCGGATGGTCAGACCATTGTCAGTGGCAGTTCGGACAACACCGTGCGCTTGTGGAACCACCAGGGGGAACAGATTGGGGAACTGCGCGGCCATCAGGGTTCGGTCAACGCTGTAGCCATCAGCGTGGATGGTCAGACCATTGTCAGTGGCAGTTCGGACAACACCGTGCGCTTGTGGAACCACCAGGGGGAACAGATTGGGG